The Polymorphobacter megasporae genome window below encodes:
- a CDS encoding DUF2126 domain-containing protein, producing MSIIAALNHVTRYRYDEPVTLGPHVVRLRPAPHTRTRIPSYSMKVTPAAHFINWQQDPHGNWLARIVFPEPTTEFSIVVDLTAEMVVINPFDFFVEPYATTLPFSYPEQLAQDLSPYLAVDDDGPLLEAMFASLDLDGKGTVDFVVGVNAQIARAVEYTVRMEAGVQTPDETLALALGSCRDSAWLLVQLLRRMGLASRFVSGYLIQLKADIDPVSGAQGTRTDFTDLHAWAEVYIPGAGWIGFDATSGLLCGEGHIPLAASPHYRSAAAITGGASRPADDFEFSMTVSRLVEPIRITRPFEDVDWDALDAVGEQVEAELQKQDVRLTMGGEPTFVSIDDFEADEWNIDASGPTKPIIAEALLHRLKDRFGTGGLLHYGQGKWYPGEPLPRWALGLYWRKDGLPIWPEVTLDPLRVEAGVTTADAEALITRLATRLGVDPAMVIPAREDALHFIKTEGDLPDNLDLDTAAIDEPLARARLRRAMQGGLSKTVGYVLPLRRSFGKSEGKGWLSEAWTFTREGLFVIPGDSPLGLRLPLDTLPALDDKDYPHIVPLDPYVERKTLPDFSTVEPAAAPKAAKHKHASRKPPAVRTAINVEARDGVLYVFMPPISRLEDYLELIAQLAAAAEGLPIRIEGYPPPADLRMGVLKVTPDPGVIEVNVQPAANWREAVDITNGVYDDARVTRLGADKFMIDGRHTGTGGGAHVVVGGVSPADSPFLRRPDVLKSLLIYWQRHPALSYLFAGMFVGPTSQAPRIDEARHDALYELEIALNMIPGPKAKRPAPWLVDRLLRNLLTDVSGNTHRTEICIDKLYSPDGPTGRLGLLEFRSFEMPPDARMSLSQQLLIRALIAWFWRKPQDGALVRWGTGLHDRFMLPHFVWEDFKEVLADLNNAGYAFDSQWYEAQRAFRFPVHGRVQYGPVSLELRHALEPWHVMGEEGSNSGTVRFVDSSVERLQVLVEGFNPERHVITCNGRALPMTATGNSMEAVAGVRYKAWKLRSGLHPTHDVDAPLTFDIIDRAHNRSIGGCVYHVVHPGGRNYETFPVNFYEAQARRKARFDENGHTPGIIKPPPLKSTPEFPLTLDLRRFRGH from the coding sequence CTGTCGATCATTGCCGCCCTCAACCACGTAACCCGCTACCGCTACGACGAACCGGTTACGCTCGGTCCGCACGTGGTACGGCTTCGCCCGGCTCCCCATACCCGGACGCGGATCCCGAGTTACTCGATGAAAGTGACGCCGGCGGCGCACTTCATCAATTGGCAGCAGGACCCGCACGGCAACTGGCTCGCGCGCATCGTCTTCCCCGAGCCGACGACCGAGTTCAGCATCGTCGTCGACCTGACCGCCGAGATGGTTGTGATCAATCCGTTCGACTTCTTCGTCGAGCCGTATGCGACGACGCTGCCGTTCAGCTATCCCGAGCAGCTTGCGCAGGATCTCTCGCCGTATCTCGCGGTCGATGACGACGGTCCGCTGCTCGAAGCGATGTTCGCCAGCCTCGATCTCGACGGCAAAGGCACGGTCGACTTCGTCGTCGGCGTCAACGCGCAGATCGCCCGCGCGGTTGAATATACCGTGCGGATGGAGGCGGGGGTGCAGACCCCCGACGAAACGCTCGCGCTCGCGCTCGGGTCGTGCCGCGATAGCGCGTGGCTGCTCGTCCAGCTGCTCCGCCGGATGGGGCTCGCTTCGCGTTTCGTCTCGGGCTATCTGATCCAGCTCAAGGCGGACATCGACCCGGTTTCGGGGGCGCAGGGCACCCGCACCGACTTCACCGACCTGCACGCCTGGGCCGAGGTCTACATCCCCGGCGCCGGCTGGATCGGCTTCGACGCGACGTCGGGATTGCTTTGCGGCGAGGGCCACATCCCGCTCGCGGCATCGCCCCACTACCGCTCGGCCGCGGCGATCACCGGTGGTGCGAGCCGCCCCGCCGACGACTTCGAATTCTCGATGACGGTGTCGCGGCTGGTCGAGCCGATCCGGATCACGCGCCCGTTCGAGGATGTCGACTGGGACGCGCTCGACGCGGTCGGCGAGCAGGTCGAGGCCGAACTGCAGAAGCAGGATGTCCGGCTGACGATGGGCGGCGAGCCGACCTTCGTTTCCATCGACGACTTTGAGGCCGATGAATGGAATATCGACGCGTCGGGACCGACCAAGCCGATCATCGCCGAGGCCTTGCTCCACCGCTTGAAGGACCGCTTCGGCACGGGCGGGTTGCTGCATTACGGCCAGGGCAAATGGTACCCCGGCGAACCGCTGCCGCGCTGGGCACTCGGGTTGTACTGGCGCAAGGACGGCCTGCCGATCTGGCCCGAAGTGACGCTCGATCCGCTGCGCGTCGAGGCGGGTGTCACCACTGCCGATGCCGAGGCGCTGATCACGCGGCTGGCGACGCGGCTCGGCGTCGATCCGGCGATGGTCATTCCGGCGCGCGAAGACGCGCTGCACTTCATCAAGACCGAGGGCGACCTCCCCGATAATCTCGACCTCGACACGGCGGCGATCGACGAGCCGCTTGCGCGCGCACGGCTGCGCCGGGCGATGCAGGGCGGCCTCTCGAAAACGGTTGGATACGTCCTGCCGCTGCGCCGGTCGTTCGGCAAGTCCGAGGGCAAGGGCTGGCTGAGCGAAGCGTGGACGTTCACTCGCGAGGGGCTGTTCGTCATTCCCGGCGATTCGCCGCTCGGTTTGCGACTCCCGCTCGACACACTGCCGGCGCTCGACGACAAGGATTATCCGCACATCGTCCCGCTCGACCCATATGTCGAACGCAAGACGTTGCCCGATTTCAGCACGGTCGAGCCTGCCGCTGCGCCCAAGGCTGCGAAGCACAAGCATGCGTCGCGCAAACCGCCAGCAGTTCGGACCGCGATCAACGTCGAGGCGCGCGACGGAGTGCTGTACGTCTTCATGCCGCCGATCTCTCGGCTTGAGGATTATCTCGAACTGATCGCCCAGCTTGCAGCGGCCGCCGAGGGCCTGCCGATCCGCATCGAAGGCTATCCGCCGCCCGCCGACCTGCGGATGGGCGTCCTCAAGGTGACGCCCGACCCCGGGGTGATCGAGGTCAACGTCCAGCCCGCCGCGAACTGGCGCGAGGCGGTCGACATCACCAACGGCGTCTATGACGATGCGCGCGTCACTCGCCTCGGTGCCGACAAGTTCATGATTGACGGGCGCCATACCGGCACCGGCGGCGGCGCGCATGTCGTCGTTGGCGGCGTCAGCCCGGCGGACTCGCCGTTCCTGCGGCGGCCCGACGTGCTGAAAAGCCTGCTGATCTATTGGCAGCGGCATCCGGCGCTGTCGTATCTGTTCGCCGGCATGTTCGTCGGGCCGACGAGCCAGGCCCCGCGGATCGATGAGGCGCGCCACGACGCGCTGTACGAACTCGAGATTGCGCTGAACATGATCCCCGGGCCGAAGGCCAAGCGTCCGGCACCGTGGCTCGTCGATCGGCTGCTGCGCAACCTGCTGACCGACGTCAGCGGCAATACCCACCGCACCGAGATCTGCATCGACAAACTCTACTCGCCCGACGGCCCGACCGGCCGCCTCGGGCTGCTCGAGTTCCGCAGCTTCGAGATGCCGCCTGACGCCCGGATGAGCCTGTCGCAGCAGTTGCTGATCCGCGCGCTGATCGCATGGTTCTGGCGCAAACCGCAGGACGGCGCGCTGGTACGCTGGGGAACCGGGCTCCACGATCGCTTCATGCTGCCGCATTTTGTCTGGGAGGATTTCAAGGAGGTCCTCGCCGACCTCAACAACGCCGGCTACGCCTTCGACAGCCAGTGGTACGAGGCACAACGCGCGTTCCGCTTCCCGGTCCACGGCCGGGTCCAGTACGGCCCGGTCTCGCTCGAACTGCGCCACGCGCTGGAGCCGTGGCACGTCATGGGCGAGGAGGGGTCGAATTCGGGGACCGTTCGCTTCGTCGATTCCTCGGTCGAGCGGCTGCAGGTGCTCGTCGAGGGCTTCAACCCCGAGCGCCACGTCATCACCTGCAACGGCCGGGCGCTGCCGATGACCGCCACGGGCAACTCGATGGAGGCGGTCGCCGGGGTCCGCTACAAGGCGTGGAAGCTGCGCAGCGGCCTCCACCCGACCCACGACGTCGACGCGCCGCTGACATTCGACATCATCGACCGGGCGCACAACCGCTCGATCGGCGGCTGCGTCTATCACGTCGTCCACCCCGGCGGGCGCAACTACGAGACCTTCCCGGTCAACTTCTACGAGGCGCAGGCGCGGCGCAAAGCGCGCTTCGACGAGAATGGTCATACGCCCGGCATCATCAAGCCGCCGCCGCTCAAGTCGACGCCCGAGTTTCCGCTGACGCTCGACCTTCGACGCTTCCGTGGCCACTGA